A single window of Pontibacillus chungwhensis DNA harbors:
- the motS gene encoding flagellar motor protein MotS, with the protein MKLRRRDREQEKGAPKWMVTFSDLMTLILVFFILLFSMSQIDKEKFEAVAESFRSRAIFDFNPSVVDHNYPADQRNKEQDQKDMSEFESEKNDDVNKDQETGAKDTQDSLNNLVTEVETFLKNNDLTEKITANRTDRGVVLTLQEQVLFNTAEAEIIPNGQPFLKKVGQLLNNIPNHVKVEGHTDNRPISTYRFPSNWELSAARASGVIRYLAEETAVDAARFTAVGYGDTRPIVPNNSEENWQKNRRVEIVILDPNYEEKENTASPQ; encoded by the coding sequence ATGAAGCTTAGACGTCGTGACCGTGAACAAGAAAAAGGTGCTCCGAAGTGGATGGTGACATTTTCAGATCTAATGACATTGATTCTTGTGTTCTTTATCCTTCTATTCTCTATGTCACAGATTGATAAAGAGAAATTTGAAGCTGTGGCAGAATCGTTTCGTAGTCGAGCTATATTTGATTTCAATCCTTCGGTTGTAGATCACAATTATCCTGCAGATCAAAGGAATAAGGAACAAGACCAAAAAGATATGAGCGAATTCGAATCAGAGAAAAACGATGATGTGAACAAAGATCAGGAAACAGGTGCTAAAGATACTCAAGATTCCTTAAACAATCTTGTGACTGAAGTCGAAACGTTTCTTAAAAATAATGATCTGACTGAAAAGATCACAGCCAACCGTACAGACCGAGGTGTTGTGCTTACGCTACAAGAGCAAGTACTCTTTAATACAGCTGAGGCTGAAATTATACCCAATGGTCAACCGTTCTTAAAGAAGGTGGGGCAATTGTTAAACAACATTCCAAACCATGTGAAAGTAGAAGGGCATACGGATAATCGTCCAATCTCAACTTATCGTTTCCCATCCAATTGGGAGCTTTCAGCAGCACGGGCAAGTGGTGTGATTCGATACTTAGCAGAGGAAACAGCTGTAGATGCAGCGCGCTTCACAGCGGTAGGGTATGGAGATACAAGACCCATCGTGCCAAATAATTCAGAAGAAAATTGGCAAAAGAATCGTCGGGTGGAAATTGTGATATTAGATCCAAATTACGAAGAAAAAGAAAATACAGCGTCTCCTCAATAA
- the motP gene encoding flagellar motor protein MotP codes for MKRNDLLTPIGIFIGITMIFVGIFTTGGASDVVSFIQISSMIIVLGGLAAALLINFTLDEIKLTGKVLKESFQTNDQNLSGLIDLFVRLSERARREGLLALESELEEVEDPFIKKGILLAVDGIEPEVINDIMNAEISAIEERHRRGRAIIEKAAEYAPAWGMIGTLIGLVLMLKNLTDPTTLGPNMAIALLTTFYGSVLANLVFSPMAGKLANKTDQEIFIKQVTIEGVIGVQSGQNPKILEEKLSAFLSGNERQRQEEQPTEDLMGETPNEA; via the coding sequence ATGAAACGAAATGATTTATTAACTCCAATCGGCATATTTATAGGGATTACGATGATCTTCGTAGGGATCTTTACTACAGGGGGAGCAAGCGATGTAGTATCTTTCATTCAAATTTCCTCGATGATCATTGTGCTTGGTGGCCTTGCAGCTGCGCTCTTAATTAACTTCACGTTGGACGAGATCAAACTGACCGGAAAGGTACTGAAAGAATCTTTTCAGACAAATGATCAGAACTTATCAGGACTGATTGATCTGTTTGTACGTCTTTCTGAACGGGCGCGTCGCGAAGGCCTTTTGGCATTAGAATCAGAGTTAGAAGAAGTGGAAGATCCTTTTATCAAAAAAGGTATTCTTCTAGCGGTAGATGGAATTGAACCAGAGGTTATCAATGATATTATGAATGCTGAAATATCAGCTATTGAAGAAAGGCACCGCAGGGGTCGTGCGATTATTGAGAAGGCGGCAGAATATGCTCCGGCTTGGGGTATGATCGGGACTTTAATTGGTCTTGTTCTGATGCTTAAGAACCTAACAGACCCAACTACACTTGGACCAAACATGGCGATTGCTTTGTTAACGACATTTTATGGGTCTGTCCTTGCCAATCTAGTGTTTTCTCCAATGGCTGGGAAGCTTGCTAACAAGACAGACCAAGAAATCTTTATTAAGCAAGTTACAATAGAAGGTGTAATTGGAGTCCAATCAGGCCAGAACCCTAAAATTTTAGAAGAAAAGCTGAGTGCTTTCCTTTCTGGAAATGAACGTCAACGTCAGGAGGAACAACCGACTGAGGATTTGATGGGGGAAACGCCGAATGAAGCTTAG
- the ccpA gene encoding catabolite control protein A, which produces MNVTIYDVAREANVSMATVSRVVNGNPNVKPATRKKVLDAIERLGYRPNAVARGLASKKTTTVGVIIPDISSIFFAELARGIEDIATMYNYNIILSNSDQNKEKELHLINSMLGKQVDGLVFMGGKITEDHVREFQNASVPVVLAATVDETNKVPSVNINYEEAAYEATKTLFGHGNEHVAFISGPLETNINDQKLAGYYRAIEEEGKSYGDRYVIRGDYTYDSGIEALEQLINMEERPSAVFVASDEMALGVIHGAQDKGLRVPEDVEVFGFDNTRLATMVRPTLSTVVQPMYDIGAVSMRLLTKYMNNEKVEEQNVILPHRNVERNSTKS; this is translated from the coding sequence ATGAATGTAACAATATACGACGTGGCACGTGAAGCCAATGTTTCCATGGCAACGGTTTCCCGTGTAGTCAATGGAAATCCAAATGTGAAACCTGCCACAAGAAAGAAAGTATTAGACGCTATTGAGCGTTTAGGGTATCGCCCAAATGCTGTGGCTCGCGGTTTAGCAAGTAAGAAGACTACTACAGTAGGTGTCATTATTCCAGATATCTCAAGTATCTTCTTTGCTGAATTAGCTCGTGGTATTGAAGATATTGCGACAATGTATAACTACAACATTATCTTAAGTAACTCTGATCAGAATAAAGAGAAAGAGCTTCATCTTATTAATTCCATGCTAGGGAAGCAAGTGGACGGGCTTGTCTTTATGGGTGGTAAGATTACCGAAGACCACGTAAGAGAATTCCAAAATGCATCTGTTCCAGTTGTATTAGCAGCGACTGTAGATGAAACAAATAAAGTTCCATCCGTTAATATTAATTATGAAGAAGCGGCTTATGAAGCAACGAAAACGTTATTCGGTCATGGTAATGAGCATGTAGCCTTCATTTCAGGCCCTCTTGAAACAAATATTAACGACCAAAAGCTAGCAGGTTATTACCGTGCGATTGAAGAAGAAGGAAAATCTTATGGAGATCGTTATGTAATCCGTGGTGATTACACTTACGATAGTGGGATTGAAGCACTAGAGCAATTAATTAACATGGAAGAACGTCCTAGTGCGGTATTTGTAGCTTCAGATGAAATGGCGCTTGGTGTCATTCACGGCGCACAAGATAAAGGACTACGCGTACCTGAAGATGTAGAAGTATTTGGCTTTGATAATACACGTTTAGCAACGATGGTTCGCCCAACCCTTTCAACGGTAGTTCAACCGATGTATGACATTGGCGCTGTATCCATGCGCTTATTAACCAAATATATGAATAACGAAAAAGTCGAAGAACAAAATGTAATTCTTCCACACCGAAATGTCGAAAGAAACTCAACAAAATCATAA
- a CDS encoding bifunctional 3-deoxy-7-phosphoheptulonate synthase/chorismate mutase, producing MSNEELDQLRQELDKLNLDILDLINKRAEIAHQIGQVKKKQGMNRFDPVRERAMLDTITDHNEGPFEHSTVENLFKEIFKASLELQEDDHRKALLVSRKKKPEDTVVTVRGEEIGSGDPSFIMGPCAVESYEQVAKVAEAVKAQGLKLLRGGAFKPRSSPYDFQGLGLEGLKILKQVADEYDLGVVSEIVNPADIETAVDYIDVIQIGARNMQNFELLKAAGSVDKPVLLKRGLSATISEFVNAAEYIISRGNENIILCERGIRTYEKATRNTLDISAVPILKQETHLPVFVDVTHSTGRRDLLLPTAKAAIAVGADGVMAEVHPDPAVALSDAAQQMDIETFNQFMKELK from the coding sequence TTGAGTAATGAAGAATTAGACCAGTTAAGACAAGAGTTAGACAAGTTAAATCTAGACATTTTAGATTTAATTAACAAAAGAGCAGAGATCGCGCATCAAATTGGACAGGTGAAGAAGAAACAGGGCATGAATCGTTTCGATCCCGTGCGTGAACGCGCGATGTTAGATACGATTACAGACCATAATGAAGGTCCTTTCGAACATTCTACAGTTGAAAACCTATTTAAAGAAATCTTCAAAGCAAGCCTTGAACTACAAGAAGATGACCACCGTAAAGCGCTTCTTGTTTCTCGTAAAAAGAAACCAGAAGATACAGTTGTTACCGTAAGAGGAGAAGAGATTGGAAGTGGTGATCCTTCTTTCATTATGGGACCATGTGCGGTTGAGAGCTACGAGCAAGTTGCTAAAGTAGCAGAAGCTGTGAAGGCTCAAGGGCTTAAGCTACTCCGTGGAGGAGCTTTCAAACCACGTTCATCTCCTTATGATTTCCAAGGTCTTGGACTTGAAGGATTAAAAATATTAAAGCAAGTGGCTGATGAATACGATCTCGGAGTTGTAAGTGAAATCGTTAACCCGGCAGATATTGAAACCGCAGTTGATTACATCGATGTAATTCAAATCGGTGCTCGCAACATGCAAAACTTTGAGTTGCTTAAAGCGGCAGGTTCTGTGGACAAGCCAGTTCTATTAAAACGTGGCTTATCCGCAACGATTTCCGAATTTGTAAATGCTGCTGAGTACATCATATCACGAGGGAATGAAAACATCATTCTTTGTGAACGAGGCATTCGCACATACGAAAAAGCAACCCGGAACACGCTCGATATCTCAGCTGTACCGATCTTGAAGCAAGAGACACACCTGCCTGTATTTGTAGATGTTACCCACTCTACAGGTCGTCGTGATCTTCTTCTTCCTACAGCGAAAGCAGCAATAGCCGTTGGAGCAGACGGGGTAATGGCAGAGGTTCACCCGGACCCGGCGGTAGCATTATCCGATGCAGCTCAGCAAATGGATATTGAAACATTTAATCAATTCATGAAAGAATTGAAATAG
- a CDS encoding cell division protein FtsA: MKERIFALDIGTRSVVGLILMKATDSYEVIDLVSIEHNERTMVDGQIHDVRSVSETISSVKQILEEKHGPLHKVCVAAAGRALKTKRTRIKQSVSGHPLMNDEDVTHLELTGVQQAQYELAREEAELETTHYYCVGYSVLHYHLDGQELGSLIDQQGDEVTVEVIATFLPKVVVESLIAALHRADLEMEALTLEPIAAINVLIPPSMRRLNVALVDIGAGTSDIAITDEGTVTAYGMVPVAGDEITEAISDHYLLDFPLAEQAKRDISHNQEATISDILGFETTVSYDEVTKAIEPAIEKLSHTIRDEIIQLNHKAPKAVMLVGGGSLTPTLSERLAQLLDLPANRVAIRGIDAIQSLKKTDNLPIGPAFVTPIGIAIAANQNPVQYISVTVNERTIRLFDIKTLTVGDCLLAAGIEIKKLFGRPGIGKVIYLNGNQLTLKGEHGTAPNLLKNNHPCSLNDPIQNGDVFKVEKGEDGKAPDATLEDLLGELPRSTITLNGKSYQLHPFIHVNGDKQSLSYIVQDRDKVEIETNQTVLSFLRFIQQEEVLKEIDPFDVFINKQKHRVAAHKISILKNGKESNPETPLQDGDHLTTVVHYPVEAQLLMKENGSSPSEQEINVFFNNKELTLKKSLRTFTRKGAPLKPTDLIYPGQTIESKETNADPFIFQDVFRYADIDLTNVAGQSFKIFRNDEEATFFEPIHHGDHLTLQWLTNSTR, from the coding sequence TTGAAAGAACGCATCTTTGCGCTTGATATCGGGACGAGATCTGTTGTGGGGTTAATCCTGATGAAAGCGACAGATTCTTACGAAGTTATTGATCTTGTTTCCATTGAACATAATGAGCGAACAATGGTGGATGGTCAAATCCATGATGTACGATCTGTCTCAGAGACCATTTCATCTGTGAAGCAAATACTAGAAGAAAAACATGGCCCCTTACATAAAGTATGTGTCGCCGCAGCAGGTAGAGCCCTAAAAACAAAGAGAACACGCATCAAGCAATCTGTAAGCGGACATCCGCTTATGAATGATGAGGATGTCACTCATTTAGAATTAACCGGTGTTCAGCAAGCTCAATATGAATTAGCCCGAGAAGAAGCTGAGCTCGAAACAACCCACTACTACTGCGTTGGCTATTCCGTTTTACATTATCATCTTGACGGTCAAGAATTAGGTTCATTGATTGACCAGCAAGGAGATGAAGTCACAGTCGAGGTAATTGCTACATTCTTGCCTAAAGTTGTGGTTGAATCTTTAATTGCTGCATTACATCGAGCTGACCTTGAAATGGAAGCTCTCACATTAGAACCGATCGCCGCTATTAACGTACTCATCCCCCCTTCCATGAGGCGCTTAAACGTTGCCTTAGTAGACATTGGGGCGGGAACCAGTGATATAGCCATTACAGACGAAGGAACGGTAACCGCATACGGGATGGTGCCAGTTGCAGGGGATGAAATTACAGAAGCCATCAGCGACCATTACCTGTTGGATTTCCCTTTAGCTGAACAAGCAAAAAGGGATATCAGCCACAACCAAGAAGCTACCATATCAGATATACTCGGGTTCGAAACTACCGTAAGCTATGATGAAGTAACGAAGGCTATTGAGCCTGCTATTGAAAAGCTAAGTCATACCATTAGGGATGAAATCATCCAGCTAAACCATAAAGCTCCTAAAGCGGTTATGCTTGTTGGAGGAGGAAGCTTAACACCAACCTTATCTGAAAGACTTGCCCAGCTACTGGATCTACCTGCTAACCGAGTAGCCATCAGAGGTATAGATGCCATTCAATCCTTAAAGAAAACAGACAACCTTCCAATAGGCCCTGCTTTTGTTACTCCAATCGGTATTGCGATTGCCGCTAACCAAAATCCTGTTCAATATATTAGCGTAACGGTAAACGAAAGGACCATCCGCTTGTTCGATATCAAAACGCTTACAGTTGGCGATTGTCTCCTTGCAGCAGGAATTGAGATCAAGAAGCTATTTGGGCGTCCAGGTATAGGAAAAGTAATCTATTTAAACGGAAACCAACTTACCCTTAAAGGGGAGCATGGAACAGCACCAAACTTACTAAAGAATAACCACCCTTGTTCTCTTAATGACCCCATTCAAAATGGAGATGTCTTCAAAGTGGAGAAAGGGGAAGACGGGAAGGCGCCTGATGCGACTTTAGAAGATCTTTTAGGCGAACTCCCTCGCTCAACGATTACATTGAACGGAAAGAGTTATCAACTCCACCCATTTATACACGTAAACGGAGATAAACAAAGCCTGTCTTACATTGTGCAAGACCGTGACAAAGTCGAAATTGAAACCAATCAAACAGTTCTATCTTTCCTTCGTTTTATACAACAAGAGGAAGTACTTAAAGAAATAGACCCCTTTGATGTTTTCATAAATAAACAAAAGCATAGAGTTGCAGCACACAAAATATCGATTTTAAAAAATGGAAAAGAGAGTAATCCAGAAACGCCATTACAAGATGGTGATCATCTCACAACGGTTGTCCATTACCCAGTTGAAGCACAACTGCTGATGAAAGAAAACGGTTCATCCCCATCTGAGCAGGAGATAAACGTCTTTTTTAATAACAAAGAATTAACGCTCAAGAAATCATTGCGTACATTCACAAGAAAAGGTGCGCCTCTTAAACCGACAGATTTGATCTACCCTGGGCAAACGATTGAGTCGAAAGAAACCAATGCGGATCCCTTTATTTTTCAAGATGTATTTCGTTATGCAGATATTGACCTTACAAATGTAGCGGGCCAGAGCTTTAAAATTTTTAGAAATGATGAGGAAGCCACCTTTTTTGAACCCATTCATCACGGGGATCACCTTACCTTACAGTGGCTAACGAATTCAACAAGGTAA
- the ytxJ gene encoding bacillithiol system redox-active protein YtxJ produces the protein MAVTLLENYEELQEKLNQHERFMLLKHSLTCPISSGAKQEYESYASQTDTPLYMLNIQESRSFSNQVAESFGVKHESPQVLLFKGDQVIWNTSHWHIKEEALKEADQ, from the coding sequence TTGGCTGTTACATTACTTGAGAACTACGAAGAATTACAAGAGAAGTTAAATCAGCATGAACGTTTTATGTTATTAAAGCATAGTTTGACCTGTCCAATTAGTTCAGGAGCTAAACAAGAATATGAAAGCTACGCGTCTCAAACGGATACTCCGTTGTATATGCTGAATATTCAAGAGTCAAGATCCTTTTCAAATCAAGTAGCGGAGTCCTTTGGGGTTAAACATGAATCGCCGCAGGTACTGCTTTTTAAAGGTGATCAAGTCATCTGGAATACATCCCATTGGCATATAAAAGAAGAGGCGCTCAAAGAAGCTGATCAATAA
- a CDS encoding YtxH domain-containing protein gives MAQNQNQTKDQNENINSKDFLIGTLIGGIVGASAALLFAPKSGREVRGDLNQSAGYVRERAGEWKDVAYQKGTEWKDRAVETSSQWSQNVSEKSQDLSSRVKTKVGEFRNTNDEAEQAAEEVAEAIEEAAEELERQQETTTTTTY, from the coding sequence ATGGCACAAAATCAGAACCAAACCAAGGATCAAAACGAAAACATTAACAGTAAAGACTTTTTGATAGGCACACTAATTGGTGGCATTGTGGGAGCTTCTGCAGCCCTTTTATTTGCTCCTAAATCTGGACGAGAAGTACGAGGCGATTTAAACCAAAGCGCTGGATACGTTCGTGAACGTGCTGGTGAATGGAAAGACGTTGCTTACCAAAAAGGAACAGAATGGAAAGACCGTGCTGTTGAAACATCTTCACAGTGGTCCCAAAATGTTTCTGAAAAGTCACAGGATCTAAGTTCTCGTGTGAAAACAAAAGTAGGCGAATTCCGTAATACAAATGATGAAGCTGAACAAGCTGCAGAGGAAGTCGCTGAAGCGATTGAAGAAGCAGCAGAAGAACTTGAAAGACAACAAGAAACAACAACGACAACTACTTATTAA
- a CDS encoding DUF948 domain-containing protein, whose protein sequence is MIIILYIAALIFAVAFAVLVIYISKTLKSARKTLENVASTMGGLEKQMEGITTETTSLLQKTNHLAEDIGEKTQKLNTLVDGVKGIGDSVHEFNQSLHTMSNNLKHTADQNKDNAAQAMKWGQVGIDLYKKWKKEKPKDEHVVQ, encoded by the coding sequence ATGATCATCATACTATATATCGCGGCACTGATCTTTGCTGTTGCCTTCGCTGTTTTAGTTATTTACATATCCAAAACTCTAAAATCAGCTCGAAAAACGCTTGAAAACGTAGCTTCTACGATGGGCGGCTTAGAAAAGCAAATGGAGGGCATTACAACAGAAACGACTTCCTTATTACAGAAAACGAATCACCTGGCAGAAGATATTGGTGAAAAGACTCAGAAGTTAAACACTTTAGTAGACGGTGTGAAGGGAATTGGGGATTCGGTTCATGAGTTCAACCAATCGCTCCATACAATGTCGAACAACTTGAAACATACAGCTGACCAGAATAAAGACAATGCTGCTCAGGCCATGAAGTGGGGGCAGGTCGGTATTGATCTCTATAAAAAGTGGAAGAAAGAAAAGCCGAAAGATGAACATGTAGTACAATAA
- a CDS encoding aminopeptidase translates to MRDPRLQQLAQQIIHYSIDLQKGEKVLIENTGLQQELISCLIEEAYKAEGHPFVTLKDPKIQRSLLQNATDEQLHIQAEQEASLMNQMDAYVAIRSGENISELSDVPAENMKLYNQTVGQKVHREIRVPKTKWCVLRYPNASMAQLANMSTEKFEDFYFNVCTLDYKKMDQAMDALVKRMEETDRVRITGPDTDLEFSIKGIPNVKCAGHLNIPDGEVYTAPVKDSVNGTLHYNTPSPYNGFTFEDVFLTFKDGKIVEAKANDSERVNEIFDTDEGARYIGEFAIGVNPYILHPMKDILFDEKIDGSFHFTPGQCYDEAPNGNDSAIHWDMVMIQRPEYGGGEIYFDDVLIRKDGRFVVQDLEALNPEHLKS, encoded by the coding sequence ATGCGCGATCCAAGATTGCAACAGCTAGCCCAACAAATTATACACTACTCTATTGATTTACAAAAAGGTGAAAAGGTTCTTATAGAAAATACTGGCCTTCAGCAAGAACTTATCTCTTGTTTAATTGAAGAAGCATATAAAGCAGAAGGACATCCATTTGTAACTCTTAAAGACCCTAAAATCCAGCGTTCCCTACTACAGAACGCAACAGATGAACAGCTACATATACAAGCGGAACAAGAAGCTTCGTTGATGAACCAAATGGATGCTTATGTGGCTATTCGCTCTGGCGAAAATATCTCTGAACTTTCCGATGTTCCTGCTGAAAATATGAAATTATACAATCAAACAGTGGGACAAAAAGTACATAGAGAGATCCGTGTACCGAAGACGAAATGGTGCGTTCTTCGTTACCCTAATGCATCAATGGCTCAGCTTGCAAACATGAGTACAGAGAAGTTCGAAGACTTCTACTTTAATGTCTGCACCCTTGATTACAAAAAAATGGATCAGGCGATGGACGCACTTGTAAAACGCATGGAAGAAACAGATCGCGTTCGAATTACTGGTCCAGATACAGATTTGGAATTCTCTATAAAAGGCATCCCGAATGTTAAATGTGCTGGCCATTTAAATATCCCAGATGGAGAGGTATATACAGCCCCTGTGAAAGACTCGGTTAACGGGACCCTCCACTATAACACACCATCCCCTTATAATGGATTCACGTTTGAAGACGTGTTCCTAACATTTAAAGATGGTAAGATTGTTGAGGCGAAAGCCAATGACTCAGAACGGGTTAATGAGATTTTCGATACAGACGAAGGAGCTCGCTATATCGGAGAGTTTGCCATTGGTGTGAACCCTTATATTCTTCATCCCATGAAAGATATTCTCTTTGATGAGAAAATCGATGGCAGCTTCCATTTCACACCTGGGCAGTGCTATGACGAAGCACCAAACGGTAATGATTCTGCAATTCACTGGGATATGGTCATGATTCAACGCCCTGAATACGGTGGTGGAGAGATCTATTTTGATGATGTTTTAATAAGGAAAGATGGACGATTTGTTGTTCAAGATTTAGAAGCTTTGAACCCAGAACATTTAAAGTCTTAA
- the murC gene encoding UDP-N-acetylmuramate--L-alanine ligase has product MTTYHFVGIKGTGMSALAQILHDAGETVQGSDYDKRFFTQEALEAKNITILPFSKENITENLTVIAGNAFSDDHEEIQAAKDLGVPLFRYHEFLGEWLQNYTSIAVTGAHGKTSTTGLLAHVLSNIKPTSFLIGDGTGVGHEAGEYFVFEACEYRRHFLAYEPDYAIMTNIDFDHPDYFTSLEDVVDAFQEMAYKVKKGIIACGDDDQLQEIQAKVPVVYYGLGDGNDFQASNIYEDENGTTFDVFVRNTYYNTYTIPGYGNHHVLNALSVIALCQYEGIPSEDIKHISNFKGVKRRFTEKKHNDQVIIDDYAHHPREILATIESAKKKYPKKDVVAIFQPHTYTRTRMFLQEFADSLKEADFVYLCDIFGSAREESGNLSINDLQEKIEASRLLELNETSVLKEHGDSVLIFMGAGDIQKFQEAYEEE; this is encoded by the coding sequence ATGACAACTTACCATTTTGTTGGTATTAAAGGTACCGGGATGAGTGCACTTGCACAAATCCTTCATGATGCAGGAGAGACTGTACAGGGATCTGATTACGATAAACGATTTTTTACACAAGAAGCGCTTGAAGCGAAGAATATAACCATCCTGCCTTTCTCAAAAGAAAACATTACTGAAAACTTAACCGTTATTGCGGGGAATGCGTTTAGTGATGACCATGAAGAAATTCAGGCAGCTAAGGATTTAGGAGTGCCGTTATTCCGTTACCATGAGTTTCTTGGGGAATGGCTTCAGAATTACACAAGTATTGCTGTAACGGGGGCACACGGAAAAACCTCGACAACAGGCTTGCTTGCTCACGTATTGAGTAATATTAAGCCTACATCTTTCTTAATTGGCGATGGTACCGGAGTAGGACATGAGGCAGGGGAGTATTTTGTGTTTGAAGCTTGTGAATATCGCAGACACTTCCTCGCTTACGAGCCGGATTATGCAATTATGACAAACATTGATTTTGATCACCCGGATTACTTTACAAGTCTTGAGGACGTAGTAGACGCTTTCCAAGAGATGGCTTATAAAGTGAAGAAAGGGATTATTGCGTGCGGAGATGATGATCAGTTACAAGAGATTCAGGCAAAAGTACCTGTTGTTTATTATGGCTTAGGTGATGGGAACGACTTTCAGGCATCGAATATCTACGAAGATGAGAACGGTACAACGTTTGATGTTTTTGTTCGCAATACGTACTACAACACGTACACGATTCCAGGGTATGGAAACCATCATGTGTTAAACGCTCTTTCTGTCATTGCACTATGCCAGTATGAAGGAATTCCATCAGAAGATATTAAACACATTTCAAACTTTAAAGGTGTTAAGCGCCGCTTCACTGAGAAGAAGCACAATGATCAAGTCATTATTGATGATTATGCTCACCATCCTCGTGAAATTTTGGCTACGATTGAATCCGCTAAGAAGAAGTATCCGAAAAAGGACGTTGTGGCGATCTTCCAGCCTCACACGTACACAAGAACACGTATGTTCTTGCAGGAGTTTGCTGACAGCCTGAAAGAAGCTGATTTTGTATATCTTTGTGATATTTTTGGGTCGGCTCGGGAAGAGTCAGGGAATTTATCCATTAACGACCTTCAAGAGAAGATAGAAGCTTCACGTCTTTTAGAGTTAAACGAGACGTCTGTTCTTAAAGAGCATGGAGATAGTGTACTGATCTTTATGGGAGCAGGGGATATTCAGAAGTTCCAAGAGGCTTATGAGGAAGAGTAA
- a CDS encoding nicotinate phosphoribosyltransferase has translation MKEIEKKMNGEIKRLTNQTFKFDERIREGWFSAVYFLKTRDIVESTLPDNYITMQFFQKDDAVLCGTDEAIALIHTFADHPEELEIHSLKDGDRVKPYETVLTITGPYQYFGYLEGIIDGILSRRTSVSTNVYNVVKAARASGKQKPVIFMGDRDDHYTQQAGDGYAAYIGGSTAQATHAMNEWWGKEGMGTMPHALIQMFQGDIVAAAKAYHKQFPDDELTALVDYNNDVITDSLKVAREFGNELKGVRVDTSRALVDKYFLRNQHLMGTFDPRGVNPELIFALRKALDAEGFQHVKIVVSGGFTEERIRDFEKLKVPVDIYGVGSSLLKMNTSFTGDNVMINGKPEAKEGRRYRPNPRLERVEYFNPED, from the coding sequence ATGAAAGAAATCGAAAAAAAGATGAACGGCGAAATCAAGCGCCTCACGAACCAAACGTTTAAGTTTGATGAACGTATTCGGGAAGGTTGGTTCTCGGCCGTTTACTTTTTAAAAACACGTGATATTGTGGAAAGTACACTTCCGGATAACTATATCACTATGCAGTTTTTCCAAAAAGATGACGCAGTACTATGCGGAACAGATGAAGCCATTGCGCTGATTCATACATTTGCTGATCACCCTGAGGAGTTAGAGATTCATTCCTTGAAGGATGGGGACCGGGTTAAGCCGTATGAGACGGTTCTGACGATCACTGGGCCTTATCAGTATTTTGGATATTTAGAAGGGATTATTGACGGAATCCTTTCACGTCGAACCTCTGTCTCCACAAACGTATATAACGTTGTAAAAGCAGCACGCGCTTCTGGAAAGCAAAAGCCTGTTATCTTTATGGGAGACCGTGACGATCATTATACTCAACAAGCTGGAGATGGCTATGCGGCTTATATCGGCGGATCAACGGCACAAGCGACTCATGCCATGAATGAATGGTGGGGGAAAGAAGGCATGGGAACTATGCCTCACGCATTAATTCAAATGTTTCAAGGTGACATTGTCGCTGCAGCTAAGGCCTATCATAAGCAGTTTCCTGATGATGAACTGACTGCACTCGTGGATTATAACAACGATGTCATTACGGATTCGTTGAAGGTAGCGCGAGAGTTTGGCAATGAACTTAAAGGTGTACGTGTCGATACGTCCCGTGCACTTGTCGACAAATATTTCCTGAGAAATCAACATCTAATGGGTACATTTGATCCAAGAGGTGTAAATCCTGAACTCATCTTTGCCCTTCGTAAAGCTTTAGATGCAGAAGGATTCCAACACGTCAAAATTGTGGTTAGCGGTGGATTTACAGAAGAACGTATCCGTGATTTTGAGAAATTAAAGGTTCCTGTAGACATTTATGGAGTAGGCAGTAGCTTACTTAAAATGAATACATCTTTCACCGGTGATAATGTCATGATCAATGGCAAACCTGAGGCGAAAGAAGGAAGACGTTATAGACCTAATCCACGCTTAGAGAGAGTAGAATATTTTAATCCTGAAGACTGA